In Vicia villosa cultivar HV-30 ecotype Madison, WI linkage group LG7, Vvil1.0, whole genome shotgun sequence, the DNA window TATCCGTGTCTTTGTACACTTTGCAATAAGTTGTCCTTTCTTGTTGATCTTTCACTTTGATGAGTATTATGTATTCCGTTGTGTTTGCGCAGATGATACAAGCTTCGGGTTTGGTCAAAATAAATGGAAACAACCTCGTTGGTACCATCCGATTGGATGACTTTGGAATGTCGTTGAAATGGAGCAACATTGGCAATCTACGAATGTTCCTTATTCAGGTGTGTTTATGTTTACGGATAGACACTTATATGATAAGTACTTCTGCAATAAGCGATTaaataagttgtttatccaaataAACACATAGTTAATTTTAAGATCTGTCTCGTTGATCAAGGGTGTGTTATCCTATTTTTTATGCAGCCGGCTATATGGACGATTATTGAAACGGTCTTTCTGCCGTATGCGAATTCACATCTAAGTAAAGGGTTACCTCTTCCTATTATTCATGGTTTCACCTTACAAGATGCAGAGATAATCTTGTCGACATCAAAAGTTGGAGTTTGCAGTGATGTATCATTTGCAGAATCAAACAAGCATTTCTTACCATTCATCATGTAGATAAAATGTGTTTTGTTGATGCATTGTAAATATGAAATCAAGATGATATGTCTCTCCTTGTGCAatgttatgttatttttttaattgtttaggCAACCGTTACGCCTAGATGTACAAAAGACATGCATCAATACAAATACTTGCTGTCATTCAGTTACATCTTaatatttggatattgttattGAGAAGAAAATGTTTAGATATTGATTCAAACATTTTACAATGTGATATAACAATGTTACAATGTATTGTTGATATGCCCTTGGATTTGGAATGCATGTTTTATAGTTTTTAAAAtcttgtttattttttatgatttcttaAAATTGACACTAAATTATAACTAAGTTAGAGATGGATGGTTTGGGAAAACATAAGTTTGGGTAGGAATTGTCTCCTAATCAATCCTTATAAAGATGTGAATGATTTATTATGCATGTGCACAAGATTTCACTATTGATCTTTTCAATAACCTTTATTTTTCAATAGTAAATAATTTATTCTAAAAGAATTTGAtgcatagaaaaaaaaaattttaataagtAATTTGAACCTAGCAGGTTTTAaacctgagaccttgagaggagtACTCAAGACCCAAACATTTCACCGCTTGATCACACACtatagaaaaaatatttgaaaatacaaATTACAATACAGAACGTGtttatttaaacaattttgaTCATTTCTTATTTTTTACACTAAAAATCAAGGACGTGTTTATTTTTTATCTAGAAAATTTCTAAAATATTCTTATACAATAATTTGTTGCATTTCTCAAATAACACGCCATTTAAAATGGAGATATTGTTTACTTTAAGTACAATCAaaactaattaaatttaaaataaatgaattatttcTATAAATCACTCAAAATAGATAATCAAAACTATAATTAATCCAATATCATGTAAATAGATAATCAAAACTATAATTAATCCAATATCATGTTATATGTATACAATGATTAGTTGATTACCATACAAATACAACTACATGAACCTTTATAAGAAGACAATGAAAGCTACATagttacaaaaatatatatatattttttttttgtaaaaatttggtaattaaaataatattttatctttcaaaaaatgaaaataaattataaaaataacatttattttaaaaagacaAAACCAGTACCAACAAGTTAACCTTATCTTCCACAACATCCTCAGTGTTTCTTCAAGACAGTAGTTAGTTTCCAAAACCCTCTCAAAACCCTTTCCTCTCTTCTCTCCATGATAATTCTTCCGCTTCGCCATTCAACCATGCAAATTTCCCTTACAAACTCCCCCTTCAAAACCCCTCAAATTTTCCCATTTCACCAACCAATTTTCTCTCCAAAACAACCCAACCAAGTTTCACTTCAAACCCATGTCGTCAATGCCATTAAAGGCTCAGGTTATTTATCAGAAATCAGCAAAGCAATCGATTACGAAGAACAGTACCGCGTAGCGAAATCACAGGTGATTCGGAAAGGTTTGGACTTGGAAGGTTATTCCATTGAAGGGGTTTCAATTGGAGGACATGAGACTTGTATTATTATTCCTGAGTTTAAGTGTGCTTTTGATATTGGAAGGTGCCCAACTAGAGCTATTCAtcagaattttgtttttattactcaTGCTCATCTTGATCACATTGTAAGTCATCACTCTTTTGCTTGTTTGCATTtgtggttgttttgttgttgttttgcttGTTGCTGTTGAAATGCTGAAATAGTGTTTGTTTGGTTTTGGAGCACCCAAAATacatgtagaattgattctgttgtgATTGTCTCTAGTAAAATTGATTATGttttccagaattgattctatttGCAGTTGCAGCTAAGATTTGTAGCTAACATTTGTAGCTTTTGAGTCTAAACATGATTGTGGGaatttatccaaacataaatcactttaccttCATCTTACTTTAACCCGAATCAATATAACAAAATCAATtctctcaaaatcaattttatgcGAGGGGGAAAGTGAGTTACGTATAGCATGCTATAGCGGATATTGTTCTGCAATACACGATTTAGTACAAGGTGCTATTTTCCTACGATACACAATTTAGTACAAAGTCTTGTTAAATAGCATCTATATGGGTGTTGTAGACTTGTAGTGCTATAGCGTAGCTTAATTTTCACTATAAGAAATGATGCGTGTCACTGTCATGAGAAACAGAATTATGAGTGACATAGTGAGTTTGAAGCATATATTATTAATCCAGTAGCTGCTATTGTATGTTTAGCCAAGACTACTTATTGGTCATTTTCTGTTCACAACCATAGATAGCAATGTGAACTTTTTGTCATAAGAAAGAACATTTCTCTGCCTTTACTTTCCACAATCTCGTGATCCGTAATTGACAACACTGATGCGAtatgaatatattaaaataagatAGCTTCTGAAAAAGTTAAGACACAGAAGTCGATTTTAACTTGTACTTTGGTTAGCACAAGGAGGAATGGTTGGTTGCAATGTGGTTTATACATAGCATTATCAAAGTTAAAGTTAGCTCATATCAAAACATATTTAAGTGAGAACGAAAAAACCAACACACGGAAACTAGTTTGAACTTAGGGTAGTAAAGGAGGGAAATGTGGGGTTACATTTGGCACAACATATTGAAAGATACCTAGATGATAGAGATTCTGTAGAACTGTAGAAGGTAACTTCAATTTATACAATAAACTTTATAGGAAAAAAATTCATTTATTGTATTATTCTTTTTTGAGAGTTTTAGGCTTTTAAGTTTTTTTGTACAATAGTTGATGAGTGTAAACTGAATATAAGCTCATGAGGATTTTGGATGATTTAGGGAGGACTGCCGATGTATATAGGAAGCCGTGCTTTATATAATTTGAAACCTCCCACCGTATTTGTTCCTCCTTGTATCAAAGATGATGTTGAGAAGCTGCTCGATGTTCACGAGTCCTTGGGCCAAGTTGAACTGAATTGTGAATTGGTTGCTTTGGAT includes these proteins:
- the LOC131617701 gene encoding tRNase Z TRZ2, chloroplastic-like, which gives rise to MIILPLRHSTMQISLTNSPFKTPQIFPFHQPIFSPKQPNQVSLQTHVVNAIKGSGYLSEISKAIDYEEQYRVAKSQVIRKGLDLEGYSIEGVSIGGHETCIIIPEFKCAFDIGRCPTRAIHQNFVFITHAHLDHIGGLPMYIGSRALYNLKPPTVFVPPCIKDDVEKLLDVHESLGQVELNCELVALDVGETYEIRNDLVVRPFKTHHVIPSQGYVVYSIRKKLRKQYSHMNGKQIEKVKKSGVEITDTILSPEVAFTGDTTSDFMLDPLNADALRAKVLITEATFLDDSTSVEHARQRGHTHISELIENAQWIRNKTVLLTHFSSRYNIEDIRQAASKLQSKLSAKVVPLTEGFKSLYS